The Oceanivirga salmonicida genome includes a window with the following:
- a CDS encoding ABC transporter transmembrane domain-containing protein: MKKIMGKYKYLFLLSIITSLVFSVSLTLFSLQLGNIIDAINKDANILIYRLLLATLFLIISVAFLIIYSYLSNNYSIKILNHTKKELYNSYYNIELENYNKNKNAEYLNLFTKDMDLLIDNYLKPKLTMFTEIFRAFFSMIAILYISWRLAIAFILVSMINILFSSLPSKYMLKKTNEFSVENKGYLHNVTNYISGFEQIKLLGIGKIFKNKLNNVDDNFEKARFKYLFAKDFSSYFAMSLGLISQMLCLSVGIYFALKGYLSIGMLLASIQLLNSIFTPISNISKYRNLIKTQKKIINNIDNKLSEKYIELENIDNKITKIDIKDLSLNFNNKVVFDKYNYTFISDKKYAIIGESGRGKSTLIKLIMKYFSNKEYTGSITINDKNINDINSNSIYSRIGFIQKNDFILDENIENNILLGRENIDISNVVDILNLNTIMNKDEDNIISSGEKQRIDISRFIVSDYDVLIFDEPTSNLDPETSRKVENYILGLKDKIVIVITHNQNEELLNEFDEIIKL; encoded by the coding sequence GTGAAAAAAATAATGGGGAAATATAAATATTTATTTTTATTATCAATAATAACGAGTTTAGTTTTTAGTGTATCTTTAACTCTTTTTTCGCTACAATTAGGAAATATTATAGATGCTATAAATAAAGATGCTAACATACTAATATATAGATTATTATTAGCAACTTTATTTTTAATAATAAGTGTGGCATTTTTAATAATATATTCTTATTTATCAAATAATTATTCTATAAAAATTTTAAATCATACAAAAAAAGAATTATATAATAGTTACTATAATATTGAATTAGAAAATTATAATAAAAATAAAAATGCAGAATATCTTAATTTATTTACAAAAGATATGGATTTATTAATAGATAATTATTTAAAACCTAAACTTACAATGTTTACTGAAATTTTTAGAGCGTTTTTTTCAATGATAGCAATATTATATATTTCATGGAGATTAGCTATTGCTTTCATATTAGTTTCTATGATAAATATATTATTTTCATCACTACCAAGTAAATATATGTTGAAAAAAACTAATGAATTTAGTGTTGAAAATAAAGGGTATTTACATAATGTAACAAATTACATATCTGGTTTCGAACAAATTAAATTGCTTGGAATAGGTAAAATATTTAAAAATAAATTAAATAATGTAGATGATAATTTTGAAAAAGCAAGATTTAAATATTTATTTGCAAAAGATTTTTCATCATACTTTGCAATGTCATTAGGTTTAATATCTCAAATGTTATGTTTAAGTGTGGGAATTTATTTTGCCTTAAAAGGATATTTATCAATTGGAATGTTACTTGCGTCAATACAATTATTAAATTCTATATTTACACCAATTAGTAATATTAGTAAATATAGAAATCTTATTAAGACGCAGAAAAAAATAATAAATAATATAGATAATAAATTATCCGAAAAATATATTGAATTAGAAAATATTGATAATAAAATTACAAAAATAGATATAAAAGATTTATCATTAAATTTTAATAATAAAGTTGTATTTGATAAATATAATTATACATTTATTTCTGATAAAAAGTATGCAATAATAGGAGAAAGTGGTCGTGGTAAATCAACATTAATAAAATTAATCATGAAATATTTTTCTAATAAAGAATATACAGGAAGTATAACTATAAATGATAAGAATATAAACGATATTAATTCAAACAGTATATATTCTAGAATAGGATTTATTCAAAAAAATGATTTTATTCTTGATGAAAATATTGAAAATAATATATTATTAGGTAGAGAAAATATAGATATAAGCAATGTAGTTGATATACTTAATTTAAATACTATCATGAATAAAGATGAAGATAATATTATTTCAAGTGGTGAAAAACAAAGAATTGACATTTCTAGATTTATTGTATCTGATTATGATGTTTTAATTTTTGATGAACCTACTAGTAATTTAGACCCAGAAACATCTAGAAAAGTAGAAAATTATATATTGGGCTTAAAAGATAAAATAGTAATAGTTATTACACATAATCAAAATGAAGAATTATTAAATGAATTTGATGAAATTATAAAATTATAA
- a CDS encoding PTS mannose/fructose/sorbose transporter subunit IIC, which translates to MTLTFGIVTIILIALVAFLAGMESVLDQFQFHQPIIACTLIGLVTGHLTVGIILGGTLQLIALGWANIGAATAPDAATASVASAIIMITFIKNGQATSEAISTAIALAIPLSIAGLFLTIIIRTVSISLIHFMDAAAEKGNIKLMEFWHLFALSLQGLRVAIPAVLLCLIPAQAVTAGLKAMPSWLAEGMGIGGGMVAAVGFAMVVNMMSTKTVWPFFILGFCIAVLSELTLISLGAIGVSLALIYLGLKEVASSGSGSGNSDPLGDILNDY; encoded by the coding sequence ATGACATTAACATTTGGAATAGTAACAATTATATTGATTGCATTAGTTGCTTTCTTAGCTGGTATGGAATCAGTATTAGACCAATTTCAATTCCACCAACCAATAATTGCTTGTACACTAATAGGACTAGTTACAGGTCATTTAACTGTGGGTATTATATTAGGTGGAACATTACAATTAATAGCTCTTGGATGGGCAAATATAGGAGCAGCAACAGCACCTGATGCAGCTACTGCTTCAGTTGCATCAGCAATAATAATGATTACATTTATTAAAAATGGACAAGCTACTAGTGAAGCAATTTCAACAGCAATAGCTTTAGCTATACCATTATCAATAGCAGGACTTTTCTTAACAATAATTATAAGAACAGTATCAATATCTTTAATTCACTTTATGGATGCAGCAGCAGAAAAAGGAAATATAAAATTAATGGAATTTTGGCATTTATTTGCCCTATCATTACAAGGATTAAGAGTAGCTATTCCTGCTGTATTACTTTGTTTAATACCAGCACAAGCAGTTACTGCTGGACTTAAAGCAATGCCATCTTGGTTAGCTGAAGGAATGGGAATAGGTGGAGGAATGGTTGCAGCAGTTGGGTTTGCTATGGTTGTAAACATGATGTCTACTAAAACCGTTTGGCCTTTCTTCATATTAGGTTTCTGTATTGCAGTTTTAAGCGAATTAACACTTATATCACTAGGAGCAATTGGTGTGTCATTAGCATTAATTTATTTAGGATTAAAAGAAGTTGCTTCATCTGGTTCAGGTTCTGGAAATTCTGATCCATTAGGTGATATTTTAAATGATTATTAG
- a CDS encoding cation:dicarboxylate symporter family transporter gives MLLFKILNTLIFVLLLFAFRIMAKRHVSFGKRVILSLLVGIIYGLYLHYTYIPIEWLNTVGRSYVALLRMISMPLIMISILSAIINLKDSKEATETGTLVVGTLLFTAAIASIVSIFTTLSFKLNANNIIAGSSEKAAGENILSKVAVVDQTISDKIISFIPTNPFYDMTGARATSIIAVVVFCAFVGFAILGVKKKKPESAEIIIKLINSTNDIVLRMVTIVLRLTPYGVLALIARIIAITDYTKILKLINFVVASYVAIIIMFIIHLIFIIILGLSPITYLKKSMPALTFAFTSRTSAGTIPLTIITQEKLGVEKGIANIAATFGSSIGQNGCASIYPTMLALMIAPTVGIDPFNLAFLTKVVIIVTISSLGVVGVGGGATFAAIIVLSTLGFPVELAGLLISVEPLIDMARTALNVNDSILSGVISARMLNKLNKDQYNSMTN, from the coding sequence ATGTTATTATTTAAAATATTAAACACTTTAATATTCGTATTGTTATTATTCGCATTTAGAATAATGGCTAAAAGGCATGTTTCATTTGGAAAAAGAGTTATTTTATCACTTTTGGTAGGGATAATATACGGTTTATATCTACATTACACATATATACCAATAGAATGGTTAAATACCGTTGGTAGGTCTTATGTTGCACTACTTAGAATGATATCTATGCCACTTATAATGATATCTATACTAAGTGCTATTATTAATTTAAAAGATAGTAAAGAAGCAACAGAAACAGGAACTTTAGTAGTAGGAACTCTACTATTTACAGCAGCTATAGCAAGTATAGTTTCTATATTTACAACTTTATCATTTAAGTTGAATGCTAATAATATAATAGCGGGAAGTAGCGAAAAGGCAGCAGGAGAAAATATATTATCAAAGGTTGCCGTGGTAGACCAAACTATTTCTGATAAAATTATTTCGTTTATTCCAACTAATCCTTTTTATGATATGACAGGTGCTAGAGCAACTTCTATAATAGCAGTAGTAGTATTTTGTGCATTCGTAGGATTTGCGATTTTAGGAGTTAAAAAGAAAAAACCAGAATCTGCTGAAATTATAATAAAATTAATAAATTCTACTAATGATATAGTATTAAGAATGGTTACAATAGTTTTAAGATTAACACCTTATGGTGTTTTAGCCTTAATTGCAAGAATTATAGCAATAACTGATTATACAAAGATACTAAAACTTATAAATTTTGTTGTAGCATCATATGTAGCAATTATAATAATGTTTATAATCCATTTAATATTTATAATTATTTTAGGTTTATCTCCAATTACATATTTGAAAAAATCTATGCCTGCTTTAACTTTTGCATTTACATCAAGAACATCTGCAGGAACTATACCATTAACTATTATTACACAAGAAAAATTAGGTGTTGAAAAAGGAATAGCTAATATAGCAGCAACTTTTGGTTCAAGTATAGGACAAAATGGTTGTGCTTCAATTTATCCTACAATGTTAGCCCTTATGATAGCTCCAACAGTAGGAATAGACCCATTCAATTTAGCATTTTTAACAAAAGTTGTAATAATAGTAACGATAAGTTCGCTAGGAGTAGTAGGTGTTGGTGGTGGAGCAACATTTGCCGCAATAATAGTTCTATCAACATTAGGTTTCCCTGTTGAATTAGCTGGATTATTAATATCAGTAGAACCATTAATAGACATGGCTAGAACTGCTCTTAATGTTAATGATTCTATATTGTCTGGTGTAATATCTGCAAGAATGCTTAACAAATTAAATAAGGACCAATATAACAGTATGACTAATTAA
- a CDS encoding PTS sugar transporter subunit IIB has protein sequence MIGIIIASHGELANGLMHAGSMIFGDQENYAICSLMPSESPEILKSKIVDAISSFEDKEEVLILTDLWSGTPFNQANALLNENEKWAVVAGTNLPMIFEAFEAREDFETAHEVAKAVIKAGKEGIKGKPDFVNSETKKVENKTNIQNLPEIDGKISYVLARIDTRLLHGQVATSWTKTTNPNRIIVVSDAVSRDQLRKKMIEEAAPPGVRANVVPIDKMITVDKDKRFGNTKAMLLFETPQDALRAIEGGIEIKELNLGSIAHSKGKVQLTKAVSMGKDDVETFEKLLSLGVKIDVRKVPSDSPENFDNIIASAKTQL, from the coding sequence ATGATAGGAATTATCATTGCAAGTCATGGAGAATTGGCAAATGGACTTATGCATGCAGGTTCAATGATCTTTGGAGATCAAGAAAATTATGCAATTTGTTCACTTATGCCTAGTGAATCCCCTGAAATACTAAAATCTAAAATTGTTGATGCAATTTCTTCATTTGAAGATAAAGAAGAAGTATTAATTTTAACAGATTTATGGTCAGGTACTCCATTTAATCAAGCAAATGCTCTATTAAATGAAAATGAAAAATGGGCAGTTGTTGCTGGAACAAATTTACCTATGATTTTTGAAGCTTTTGAAGCAAGAGAAGATTTTGAAACTGCACATGAAGTAGCAAAAGCTGTTATAAAAGCAGGTAAAGAAGGAATAAAAGGTAAGCCCGATTTTGTAAATTCAGAAACTAAAAAAGTGGAAAATAAAACGAATATCCAAAATTTACCTGAAATAGATGGAAAAATTTCTTATGTTTTAGCTCGTATTGATACTCGTTTATTACATGGTCAAGTAGCAACTTCTTGGACAAAAACAACTAATCCAAATCGTATTATTGTTGTATCTGATGCCGTTTCAAGAGATCAATTAAGAAAGAAAATGATAGAGGAAGCTGCACCACCAGGTGTTAGAGCAAATGTTGTCCCTATTGATAAAATGATAACTGTTGATAAAGATAAGCGTTTTGGTAATACCAAAGCAATGCTTTTATTTGAAACACCACAAGATGCATTAAGAGCAATTGAAGGCGGAATTGAAATAAAAGAATTAAATCTTGGTTCAATAGCGCATTCAAAAGGAAAAGTACAATTAACAAAGGCAGTTTCTATGGGAAAAGATGATGTAGAAACATTTGAAAAATTATTATCATTAGGAGTTAAAATAGATGTAAGAAAAGTTCCATCTGATTCACCTGAAAACTTTGATAATATAATAGCAAGTGCTAAAACACAATTATAA
- a CDS encoding DUF956 family protein: MIQAINKKIDLKIKAVSYLGLPSYGIVLVGNNGFEYYNNKNAKDFIQIPWNEVDYIAASVLLGGRWINRFAIFTKKNGDFSFSTSDNKKTLRAISNYIPKEKLVKSKTFLQIIFLGIKSIFKKR; this comes from the coding sequence ATGATACAAGCAATTAATAAAAAAATTGATTTAAAAATTAAAGCGGTTTCATATTTAGGTCTACCTAGTTATGGAATTGTATTAGTTGGAAATAATGGTTTTGAATATTATAACAATAAAAATGCTAAAGATTTTATACAAATTCCTTGGAATGAGGTTGACTATATTGCTGCTTCCGTTCTTTTGGGTGGAAGATGGATTAATAGATTTGCTATTTTTACAAAAAAAAATGGAGATTTCTCTTTTTCAACTTCTGATAACAAAAAAACATTAAGAGCAATTAGCAATTATATTCCCAAAGAAAAACTAGTAAAATCAAAGACATTTTTACAAATCATTTTTTTAGGAATTAAAAGTATATTTAAAAAAAGATAA
- a CDS encoding GNAT family N-acetyltransferase, producing the protein MKIMETERLILRVPTLDDFDELYSVHANPETNIFNPGWKKPSKEEYKETLNTIIEHHKKYGFGYYSLVDKADNRVFGLCGLRFTSIKDKKYLNLYYRIDPSKTRKGFVKEAATKIIDIITRELNNKYKVVALTLDENIPSRKTAESLGLKYDKNFDNVDGEGNVYYFN; encoded by the coding sequence ATGAAAATAATGGAAACAGAACGTTTAATACTTAGAGTACCAACTCTTGATGATTTTGATGAATTATATTCGGTTCATGCAAATCCCGAAACTAATATTTTTAATCCTGGATGGAAAAAACCAAGTAAGGAAGAATATAAGGAAACTTTAAATACAATTATAGAACACCATAAAAAGTATGGCTTTGGATATTATTCTCTAGTAGATAAAGCAGATAATAGAGTTTTTGGTTTGTGTGGTTTAAGGTTTACTTCAATAAAAGATAAAAAGTACTTAAATCTATATTATAGAATAGATCCTTCTAAAACGAGAAAGGGTTTTGTAAAAGAAGCAGCCACTAAAATTATTGATATTATAACAAGAGAATTAAATAATAAATATAAAGTAGTTGCATTAACTTTAGATGAAAATATTCCTTCAAGAAAAACTGCTGAATCATTAGGATTAAAATATGATAAAAATTTTGATAATGTGGATGGAGAAGGAAATGTCTATTACTTTAATTAG
- a CDS encoding PTS system mannose/fructose/sorbose family transporter subunit IID, with translation MEKKLKLSKKDRLAVAFRHQFLQGSWNYERMQNGGWAFSMIPAIKKLYPEKDEQIKALQRHMEFYNTHPYVSSPVLGVTLALEEDRANGAPVDDVTIQGVKVGMMGPLAGVGDPVFWFTARPILGALGASLAITGSIVGPLLFFFAWNILRWIFEWYTQEFGYKVGAEITKDLSGGLLGKITEGASILGMFVIGALVKRWVSISFKFISLAPVVDQETGKQVLDAAGKVQMHEIFNLQKTLDSLIPGLAALILTLICSWLLKKKVSPILIIVCLFITGIVAHVIGLM, from the coding sequence ATGGAAAAGAAATTAAAATTAAGCAAAAAGGATAGATTAGCAGTTGCATTTCGTCACCAATTCTTACAAGGTTCTTGGAATTATGAAAGAATGCAAAATGGTGGTTGGGCATTTTCAATGATACCTGCTATCAAAAAGTTATATCCTGAAAAAGATGAACAAATTAAAGCGTTACAAAGACATATGGAATTTTATAACACTCACCCTTATGTATCATCACCTGTATTAGGAGTTACACTAGCTCTAGAAGAAGATAGAGCAAATGGTGCACCTGTTGATGACGTTACAATACAAGGGGTTAAAGTTGGTATGATGGGACCATTAGCTGGTGTTGGAGACCCAGTTTTCTGGTTTACTGCTCGTCCTATATTAGGAGCATTAGGTGCTTCATTAGCGATAACTGGAAGTATAGTAGGTCCATTATTATTCTTTTTTGCATGGAATATATTAAGATGGATATTTGAATGGTATACACAAGAATTTGGATATAAAGTAGGAGCAGAAATTACTAAAGATTTATCTGGTGGATTATTAGGTAAAATAACAGAAGGTGCATCTATACTAGGTATGTTCGTTATAGGAGCATTAGTAAAAAGATGGGTTTCTATTAGTTTTAAATTTATTTCACTAGCACCAGTTGTTGACCAAGAAACAGGAAAACAAGTATTAGATGCTGCTGGTAAAGTACAAATGCACGAAATATTTAACTTACAAAAAACATTAGATTCATTAATTCCAGGTTTAGCAGCATTAATATTAACACTAATTTGTAGTTGGTTATTAAAGAAAAAAGTATCACCTATATTAATTATAGTATGTTTATTTATAACTGGTATTGTTGCTCATGTTATAGGATTAATGTAA
- the mnmG gene encoding tRNA uridine-5-carboxymethylaminomethyl(34) synthesis enzyme MnmG, which translates to MENFDIIIVGAGHAGIEAAFASARLGLKTALFTIYLDKIALMSCNPSIGGPGKSHLVSEIGMLGAEMAKHIDKYNLQLKNLNHTKGLVARITRAQADKYKYRIKMREKLENEPNLHIVQATVSDLIIEDKKVKGVTDKLGVSYFSSAVILCTGTFLNGEYVIGNVKYSSGRAGEVASTDLPKSLVANGIVFDRYQTATPPRISKKSIDFSSMKKLEGEKQPRFFSYETKKLEVEPRPTYLTYTTKETVKVASELLQYSPIVTGIVSTKGPRHCPSLDRKVLNFPEKYDHQIFLEEESSDSDEIYVNGFTTAMPTFAQEKMLHTIKGLENAKILRYGYAVEYDYIPADQAKYTLESKKIENLYTAGTINGTSGYEEAATQGFIAGINAARKIQGKSEIIIGRNEAYIGVMIDDIINKTTPEPYRVLPSRAEYRLTLRQDNTFLRLLELSKEIGIVPKEKIEYLEFVKNQIDDEIKRLKEIKIFPSKENNEKLNSIKDGSSMNAPVSAFEFLARQEIDYTNLALFVEIKQIEDLAIEQVEINAKYNAFIEREKKQIEDYKKLENIVIPKDFDYETVKGMSNIAKSGLTYQKPNNIGQASRISGVTYNDIALLIALLRK; encoded by the coding sequence ATGGAAAATTTTGATATAATAATAGTAGGTGCAGGGCATGCAGGAATAGAGGCGGCTTTTGCATCAGCAAGACTTGGGCTTAAAACAGCATTGTTTACCATATACTTAGATAAAATAGCACTTATGAGTTGTAATCCTTCTATAGGAGGACCAGGGAAAAGTCATTTAGTTAGTGAAATAGGTATGCTGGGTGCTGAAATGGCTAAACATATAGATAAGTATAATTTACAATTGAAAAATTTAAATCATACTAAAGGTTTAGTTGCAAGGATTACAAGAGCACAAGCAGATAAATATAAATATAGAATAAAAATGAGAGAAAAATTAGAAAATGAACCTAATCTTCATATAGTTCAAGCAACTGTGAGTGATTTAATTATTGAAGATAAGAAAGTAAAAGGGGTAACTGATAAATTAGGAGTTAGTTATTTTTCAAGTGCAGTTATACTTTGTACAGGAACATTTTTAAATGGAGAATATGTTATAGGAAATGTTAAATATAGTTCAGGTCGTGCAGGAGAAGTTGCGAGTACAGATTTACCTAAATCATTAGTTGCTAATGGAATAGTTTTTGATAGATATCAAACTGCTACACCACCTAGAATTAGTAAAAAAAGTATAGATTTTAGTTCTATGAAAAAATTAGAGGGAGAAAAACAACCTAGATTTTTTTCATATGAGACTAAAAAATTAGAAGTAGAACCCAGACCTACATATTTAACTTATACTACAAAAGAAACAGTTAAAGTAGCAAGTGAATTATTACAATATTCACCAATAGTTACAGGAATAGTTAGCACAAAAGGACCTAGGCATTGTCCATCATTAGATAGAAAGGTTTTAAATTTTCCAGAAAAATATGACCATCAAATATTTTTAGAAGAAGAATCGTCAGATAGTGATGAAATTTATGTTAATGGTTTTACAACTGCTATGCCAACATTTGCACAAGAAAAAATGTTACACACAATAAAAGGATTAGAAAATGCTAAAATACTTAGATATGGTTATGCAGTTGAGTATGACTATATTCCAGCAGATCAAGCTAAATATACCTTAGAGAGTAAAAAAATTGAAAATCTATATACTGCAGGGACTATAAACGGAACTAGTGGTTATGAAGAAGCAGCAACTCAAGGATTTATTGCAGGGATAAATGCAGCTAGAAAAATACAAGGTAAAAGTGAAATAATAATAGGTCGTAATGAAGCATATATTGGTGTTATGATAGATGATATAATAAATAAAACAACACCAGAACCTTATAGAGTATTACCGTCTAGGGCAGAATATAGACTAACACTAAGACAAGATAATACTTTTTTAAGACTTTTAGAATTATCAAAAGAAATAGGAATAGTACCTAAAGAAAAAATAGAATATTTAGAATTTGTAAAAAATCAAATAGATGATGAAATAAAAAGATTAAAAGAAATTAAAATATTTCCTAGTAAAGAAAATAATGAAAAACTTAATAGTATAAAAGATGGGTCTAGTATGAATGCTCCTGTCAGTGCTTTTGAATTTTTAGCAAGACAAGAAATAGATTATACAAATTTAGCCTTATTTGTTGAAATTAAGCAAATAGAGGATTTAGCAATAGAACAAGTAGAAATAAATGCTAAGTATAATGCTTTTATTGAAAGAGAAAAAAAACAAATAGAGGATTATAAGAAGTTAGAAAATATAGTTATACCAAAAGATTTTGATTATGAAACTGTAAAAGGAATGAGTAATATTGCAAAATCAGGTCTTACTTATCAAAAACCTAACAATATTGGACAAGCTAGTAGAATTAGTGGTGTTACATATAATGATATTGCCTTACTTATAGCATTACTTAGAAAATAG
- a CDS encoding type I restriction-modification system subunit M, translated as MLNKKETERAELHKTIWNIANDLRGSVDGWDFKQYVLGFLFYRYISENMSVYINNIERNAGDLNFSYENETDEAADRDFKDWLIDNKGFYIKPSQLFCNVSKNAMQDKDLNITLKNIFDDIEKSTQGQNSSEDFKGLFDDILLNSPKLGETVEKRNEKLAKILVSIGELKLGDVKDNTIDAFGDAYEYLMAMYASNAGKSGGEYYTPQEVSELLARLTVIGKTKVNKVYDPAVGSGSLLLKFAKILGKDNVKQGFFGQELNMTTYNLCRINMFLHDIDFEKFNIKNGDTLTNPKHDGFEPFEAIVSNPPYSIKWAGKDDINLVNDERYSVAGVLAPKSKADLAFIMHSLSYLASNGTAAIVCFPGVMYRGGAEQKIRKYLVENNFVDGIIQLPSNLFFGTSIATCILVLKKGKKDNKTIFIDASNECIKVTNSNKLKDENIQSILETYINRQDKEYVAKLVDIEEIRKENFNLSVNTFVEQEDTREKIDIKAVHKELREIEEKQNILRAKIREIIKDLGDDYEIK; from the coding sequence ATGTTAAATAAAAAAGAAACAGAAAGAGCAGAATTGCATAAAACTATATGGAATATAGCTAATGATTTAAGAGGAAGTGTTGATGGTTGGGATTTTAAACAATATGTATTAGGTTTCCTATTTTATAGGTATATTTCTGAAAATATGAGTGTATATATAAATAATATTGAAAGAAATGCTGGAGATTTAAATTTTTCTTATGAGAATGAAACTGATGAAGCAGCAGATAGAGATTTTAAAGATTGGCTTATAGATAATAAAGGATTCTATATTAAACCTTCACAACTATTTTGTAATGTATCTAAAAATGCTATGCAAGATAAAGATTTAAATATTACATTAAAAAATATATTTGATGATATAGAAAAATCTACACAAGGTCAAAATAGTAGTGAAGATTTTAAAGGATTATTTGATGATATATTATTAAATAGCCCTAAACTTGGAGAAACAGTAGAAAAAAGAAATGAAAAATTGGCAAAAATATTAGTATCAATTGGAGAATTAAAATTAGGAGATGTTAAAGACAATACTATAGATGCTTTTGGAGATGCATATGAATATTTAATGGCTATGTATGCTTCAAATGCAGGTAAAAGTGGTGGAGAATATTATACTCCACAAGAAGTGTCAGAATTATTAGCAAGATTAACAGTTATAGGTAAAACAAAAGTTAATAAAGTTTATGATCCTGCTGTTGGAAGCGGTTCACTACTTTTAAAGTTTGCTAAAATTTTAGGAAAAGATAATGTTAAACAAGGTTTCTTTGGACAAGAATTAAATATGACAACATATAATTTATGTAGAATAAATATGTTTTTACACGATATAGATTTTGAAAAATTTAATATAAAAAATGGAGATACACTTACTAATCCTAAACACGATGGATTTGAACCATTTGAAGCAATAGTATCTAATCCTCCATATTCAATTAAATGGGCAGGAAAAGATGATATTAATTTAGTAAATGATGAAAGATATTCAGTTGCAGGAGTTTTAGCTCCTAAATCAAAGGCAGATTTAGCATTTATTATGCATTCACTATCATATTTAGCATCTAATGGAACTGCTGCTATAGTATGTTTTCCTGGTGTAATGTATAGAGGTGGAGCAGAACAAAAAATAAGAAAATACCTAGTAGAAAATAACTTTGTAGATGGAATTATACAATTACCAAGTAATTTATTCTTTGGAACAAGTATTGCGACATGTATATTAGTTCTTAAAAAAGGGAAAAAAGATAATAAAACAATATTTATAGATGCAAGTAATGAATGCATTAAAGTAACTAATAGTAATAAATTAAAAGATGAAAATATACAAAGTATTTTAGAAACATATATAAATAGACAAGATAAAGAATATGTTGCAAAACTTGTAGATATTGAAGAAATTAGAAAAGAAAACTTTAATTTATCAGTTAATACTTTTGTAGAACAAGAAGATACAAGAGAAAAAATAGATATTAAAGCAGTACATAAAGAATTAAGGGAAATAGAGGAAAAACAAAATATATTAAGGGCAAAAATTAGAGAAATAATAAAAGACCTTGGTGATGATTATGAAATTAAATAA